Genomic window (Halomicroarcula saliterrae):
GGGTTCCTCGTTAGATTCGTTCTGTACCTCGACGGCCGCACCATCGCCACGCAGCTGATCTCCGACGAACTCCCGGACCGCGGCCGGAACCTTATCGTCTTCCTCTATCGTAATCGTTATCTCTGTCTTCATGGAGACTATCTACATTATCTTTGGATTTCTACTGTCTTAACTTCTTTCTAGAGATTATCTAGATGTTCTCAGGATAAGCGAGACTATCTCGAAGGGAACCATAACGATGACGTCCAGTCGTCTCGCCCCACTCTGGGAGAACAGTTGTACGCAGTTCGCCCACGTTCTGACCTGGCAATCCTGTCTCGAAAGAAAACCGACTGGCTCGCTCAAACCCGCCACATCGTCGTCACGACCTCCCGCCCGGTCACCCGCCACTGACACCCGTTCCAGACAGCCTCGACCCGTACGAAACCACCGTCACTCCGTGGCTCGATCCACCTTCCGCTTGGGCCACGAACGGGCTCGTAGACGAACCCAGGAGTGTCGGTGACACTGCAGTGCATGCCCCGCCACCTAGTGGCGACCGTCGACGAGCTCGCCGACACCTAGACCGTCTCAGCTACGCGACATAGTTAACCAACAGAACCGGGTGAGAGCGACCGACTGTTGGTTAACGGACGGTTGTAGTTGCTGAATGGGAGGGATACCAGTGAAAATCAGGCTACGGTCTCCATATTGTTCATCTCGCTAATGTAATTTATCGCCTCTGTGGACAGATTCGCTGCGATTTGGAGATAGATACGGACACCGAGAGAGAGACCATCTTCCCATTCATCAGAGATGAATTGCGACTCGACTGCTTTCGCAATCAACTCTTGATCATCAGTAACCTGAGGAGCCATCTGTTGAATCATCTCCTCAAGTGTCTGAACTTCTTCTATTTGTTCACCGAATTGTGAACCGAAAATTCGGGCATCAGTATCTGATTTCTTGAACAGTTTGTCCATCAAAGGAGAATATTCCGTCGACTCATTAACTGCATCACCCATATCAAGATTATCTGCTTGGGAGTACTCTTGCTGTCCCATCTCAAATATTTCGTCAAGAGCTTCATCAGTTGCTTTCTCTTCACTAGCTTCGGTCAGAGCCGCTAACTTCCGGAATACCACGTAGAGAGCCCGGACCTGCTCTGCGGCCTCGTCATCTACTCCATCGGGGTATGGATTTACCAGAGCTTTCAGTTTCTGTGCAGTCTTCGCTGCTTCGTTTGATATACTACCATAATTCAAATCTGAGCGGTCCCTGGCGCTTTCACAAACTCCGTGCCCCCGGCTGATTTGTGTGATAGCATCTTCATTCCATTCTGTGACAGCTTGCTGCTTATTCTGATATCGGTGGAAGCCATATCGAATTAGCTGCCCAAAGACAGCTCCTGCAATTGCCGATAGAATCGGAATCCACATTTATCGGATAATCCACCTGATAATCAATAGTTGCTGTGCCAAGAAATTAGGTCGATATCAGCGATATCAAGAATTATCACATTTCGCTACAGGTACAAAATATGGATTCAGGAACAGAAAATACAGACGGGAAGGATGTCTTCATTTCCTACTCACACTCCGATTCTAAGGAGATAGCAAAACTTCTAGGTCAAGAACTGAGCTCAATGGGAGTGGAGGTTTGGCTTGACGATATCAAAATGTCGATTGGAAGTAGTATCCGCGAGTCCATTGATGATGGCCTTACTCAATCTGAATATGGCGTCGTTATTCTCTCTGAGAGTTATTTTGAGGGTACTTCTGAATGGGAACTGAATGGTCTTGTTGAAAAGCACACGAATGAGGAGGATGTGATTCTCCCGCTCTGGCATGGAGTTGACCACGATTACGTTTATCAACAGAGCCCCAGTCTCGCTGACCTAATCGCGGAGGAAATCGACAAGAAAAACGTGCAGACCGTTGCTGCCTCAATCTATCAAATAGTAGAGGATAGAGGCGGAGACAATGATGAGTGGGGCGGAGACATAGGTGGCGGTCAAAAAACCGATTTCATAGATATAGACATCAGATTTCAGGGGCGGTTTGACCCCGAAGTCGGCAAAGAGGTCACCGTTGAATCGTGGCGCAATCATAATGCTCCTAATCTCACAGCACTCGAAGCGACAGAAATCCGGGACGAGGATAGAGAAATCGACTACACAAGCAGTTCAAAGGGCACAATAATGACGGTCAAGCGGATTGATGACGAGCCCCTCAACGGCATTATATCCGATATCCAAGAGATTCGCTCTGGGAAAACTGAGTTCACGATCCGGGTTGAGGAATCCCGATTAGAGGAACTTTCAGATGACCGTGACGACTACAAATCTGGTTTTGTCCAGTAAGTTGGTGACGTGCTAATTGAACATTCGCGCGACCGATAGATAGGAAGTAGAGTTGTGGATATCGAATCCGCCGCATCGTCGTCACGACCTCCCGCCCGGTCACCGCCACTGACACCCGTTCCAGACGGCCTCGACCCGCACGAAGCCACCGTCAGACCGCGGTTCGAACTCGATCTTCCGCTTGGGTCCACGCACGGGCTCGTACACGAACCCCTTCGCGTCGGCCACCGACGCGCCGTTTATGGGCGGACCTCGTGAATCGACGCTTCCGAGCACTCGGGGACCGTCTGGAACACGTCCCAGTCGGCCAGTCGCAACTCGTCGGTCACTACGTCGACGAGGACCCCTGGGACCAGTGCCGTACAGGTATAGAGGGGTAGATACCAGACTACTCTATTGGCCTTACTATTTCGCCATCGTGGCGTACCCGGCCGAATTCCGCAAGATACGTGACTCGATTCCGGACCACGTCAATATCCAATCCGAGCTCGGTAGCTAGTTCGTCGACGGTCATCGGTCCGTCAAGTGTCTGGAGAACTTCGAGTCCCCGGTAGTATCGGTCAGTCAGTTCCTGAACGCGGTCCTCAATTGGTGTGGTCACCCCGTACTGCTCTTCAAGATCGACTAGAGCCCCATTCGCAAAGGTGGCGAACTGGTCATCGTTGAGCCAGTCAATCTGTGCGTCGAGTTCAGCCCGGACGACGTCGTAGTCAAGGCCAGCCTGCACGAGTATGTTCATGTCCGCAATGTCGTCGTCACGTCCAGCAATTAGTTTGAACAGGAAGATATCCTCGTTGCTGACCAACCGGACCGTCAATTGGTCTGTGTCGAGAAACGGCTCACTCCGGTTACGCCTCCCGTCGGTCAGGACGAGCTTGTTCGCAACCTGCTGGCTGAAAATATCGAGGCGGCACCCATCGTCGTTCTCGACGCAGCTCGTCGTACCCAGTGCCCGGTAATCAGCGTCCAGCTATTGAACCTCAGTATATCCGAGATCCATCAGGGCAGCCCATAGCTGTCCGTACACGTCACCGTCGGCGACGACGAGGTCGATATCCTTCGTCGCTCCCTTGAGGTCGCGCAGCGACATCGCGCCGCCACCGATCAGATAGACCGTGAGCGGACCGGACAGCCCATCTGCGATTCACTGGAACTCGTTCTCGATGTACTCTCGTCCAAACGTTGGTCTCATGATGGTAATGGCACCTCGTAGTCAGCTGCTAGCTTCTGGAACTCGTCCCACTCTGGGAGGCGTTCCGTATCGACTGCGCCTCGCGTCTCAAGGTACTGCAGCAGGGCGTCGATTTCATCTTCGAGGCCGTACTTCTCCGCTTGCTCTTGGAGAGCATCCTCGTCGACGTCAACGTGGCTGAGCAACAGGAGACAGTATGAGCGGTGGCGAGAGTCGTCGTCGATTAACAACGTGTGACAGCAAAGCTCCGCTGGCGAGACTGTCTCCACGTCCTCAGAGTAGAGGTAGTAGCGGTGGCGGGTCAGCAGAAACTGGAGGTCGAACGCCGCAAACCGTGCGAGCCCGGTTTCGTGGAAGTGGGCGGCTTCGATTTCTGACTCAGTTTGTGCGAGAAATTCGTCGTGATCCTCCCAAAGAATCGTTCCATGCGGGGCGGCTGACTGGAGATACTGTCGGTGGAGATGGTGAACAAGTTCGCGAGCGAACTCGTGTAGTCGGTCGAAGTCACCGTTGAAGTCATATTGGCCAGCATCTGTGCCGACGAGGCCACGGTCGCGAAGTCGCTTGAGGACGCGATTGACGGTGTTTCGGTAGTTGTCGGTTCGGTCAGCGATCTCGGAGACGGTTCGGGGGTGGTCGAGGTAATACAGTACCACGAGGGCCTTGCTGGTCAACAGCTCAGGGAAGTCGATGTGGGAATGCTGGCGGACGAGGTCTTGGTAGACTTCGACGGCCCGGCTATCAGAGGGAATGACTCGCTTTCGGCGGCCGTCGCGCTTCGTGTAGACGAGCTCCTTCTCGACGAGGTCTGTCACGGCACGAGAGAGATAACTTTCGCTGTGGCCGAGTTTCGTTGCGAGGTCGGAAATCGTGTCACCACGTTCGACGGTAGCGAGGACCTCGAGTTCAATGCGTCGGAGCATAGTGTAACATATTACGAAACTTTTTTATAAATAAATTACTTATGATGTTACATTCCGTGGAGTCGGAAAACCAGCAGACCTGCTTAACCAACAACACTATGGATTGCAGACCCTATGTTGGTTAACAGAGAGCCGATGTCCTACGAACCACCGACCCCACCGGCGAACCTCTCCACAGAGGTCGTCGCCACTCTCAACGAGGCCCCACCAGACCGTCTTCGCGATGTCGCCCGCTACGCTGAAGCGTTGGCCGAACACAAGGAACGTGAAGCGCGTCTCGAGGAGGAGGCAGACGAGACCGACGCCGAGGACCGATCCGATGAGCTCCCGGACGACGTACCAGCGAAGGCGACGATCACTGTCAAAGAAATCAACGATAACCGGTACTACTACTGGCAGTGGCGGGACGGGGACAAGATTCGTTCGCAATACAAAGGCCCCGTCAACCCAAATGAGGAGTAAACTAACCGGGAGCTGTTGCAGTGAGTCTGCGATGTTCTCCACCACACACACCCCCCGTTTCGAGTGTTAATCGGTGAGCAGCCGTAGGAGGGGGTATAGGACCGAACGGGGCGTTTCATATATAAAGAGTGTCCCCACCACACCCCATTTCGAGTGTTTATCTGTGGAGAGAGAGCCCTACTACTACTACTAACTCTAGCTAGTAGAAAAGAATATAAATAAAGGCAGTAACAGTTTTCTGCCCTCCCGCTCCAGTACAACTGCCTAAAATGAAGATATAGCAGTAGAAACCCTCTATAGCCCGTTTCTATCTCTTTCCTCAACGTGTTTTCACCCATGGCCTCCTTCTTTCGCAGAACACTCGAAACGGGGGGTGTGTGTGTAACCTCCCTCAGTCTTATCGACTACTGCCACTGGACCGTCGCGGTGGGCATCATCACTTGGAGAACACTCGAAATGGGGGGACGGGACAAAATCAGAATTTCGACACGAAAAGCAGATAGGCTCTATAATCGATACAGGCACTATAACACTGTTTTACACTTGAAATGGGGGGTCCCCAATACCGAGAATCTCACTGAACACTCGAAACACTCGAAACACTCGAACTAGGAATTTATGTACCATCCTGTTGTGGTCACTCCTAAGATGGATTCCCCGTTCGACGAACCGGGCAAAATCTTCGCCGACAAGAAACCGTTCGACGAAGGGTATACTCCGGAAACGATTCTCTGTCGTGAAGAGGAGATCAGTCGCTACTCCGAAGCTCTGCAGGACGTTGTGGAGGGGTTCGGCCCCAACAACGTCTTCATATACGGTCAGACAGGGAACGGCAAGACCGTCGTCACAAAGAAGATGATGTCGTTCCTTCGGGAGGAGACTGCCCAGCACGATATCCCGCTCACGATTCTCGAAGTCAACTGCAACAAGGACGATAGTATCTTCAATGTCCTCATCTCACTGATCAACCAGCTCCGCCCCGGCGACGACCAGATCCCTGAACAGGGACCGACGAAGGGCTTCCTCTGGTCGACGCTGTACGAGGAACTGGACCAACTTGACGGTGATGTCGTCGTCGTGCTGGACGAGATCGATATGCTCGGCGCCGACAATGATAAACTGCTCTACGAGTTCCCCCGCGCTCGGAAGATGGGATCTCTCGAGAATACTCGCGTCGGCGTGATTGGTATCTCGAACAACCACATGTTCAAAGACTCGCTAGACCCGCGCGTCAAGAGCACCCTCTGTGAGTACGAAATCTTCTTTTCTCCGTACGATGCCAACGAATTGACCGACATTCTCTCTCACTACGCCGGACTGGTGTTCCGTGAGGGCATAATTGATGAGGGAGTTATCGAGCTCTGTGCAGCCCGAGCCGCCCAAGAACAGGGTGACGCTCGCGAAGCTCTTGACCTCTTAGAGACAGCTGGCAATATTGCTCGGAAACAAGACGAACCCCAGGTCACGCAGGAACACGTTGAGGAAGCCGGCAGTCGTGTGGAGGAACAGCGCGTCCTGACAATCGTTCGCGACCAGCTCACCTCGCAGATGAAACTCGCGTTGCTCGCGACGACCTTCCTCAATCTCGATGAGGAGTCCTCACCACGAGCGAAGAACATCTACGATGTGTATGAGAACATCTGTGCTGTCTGTGGCTACGAACCCCGGTCGAAACGTCGGGTCAACGATTTCCTCGACTCTATTCGTCTCTACGGCCTGCTCGAACGCGACGAGCGGAATCTCGGCCGAGCTGGGGGACGTTCGTACATTCACACGCTTGAAGTCTCTCCAGAGCTCGTTTTCGAGGGCCTGAAATACGATCAAGAAGGCGCTGAGTCGATGCTTGAGCGGTACGATCTCGTTCCTGATCCTGAGGATGCAGACCAAGCACGGTTGACTGCGTACATGTAATACTAGGCTTAACGAGCGAATTCGGAGTTTGGTGTGT
Coding sequences:
- a CDS encoding toll/interleukin-1 receptor domain-containing protein — its product is MDSGTENTDGKDVFISYSHSDSKEIAKLLGQELSSMGVEVWLDDIKMSIGSSIRESIDDGLTQSEYGVVILSESYFEGTSEWELNGLVEKHTNEEDVILPLWHGVDHDYVYQQSPSLADLIAEEIDKKNVQTVAASIYQIVEDRGGDNDEWGGDIGGGQKTDFIDIDIRFQGRFDPEVGKEVTVESWRNHNAPNLTALEATEIRDEDREIDYTSSSKGTIMTVKRIDDEPLNGIISDIQEIRSGKTEFTIRVEESRLEELSDDRDDYKSGFVQ
- a CDS encoding MarR family transcriptional regulator, with protein sequence MLRRIELEVLATVERGDTISDLATKLGHSESYLSRAVTDLVEKELVYTKRDGRRKRVIPSDSRAVEVYQDLVRQHSHIDFPELLTSKALVVLYYLDHPRTVSEIADRTDNYRNTVNRVLKRLRDRGLVGTDAGQYDFNGDFDRLHEFARELVHHLHRQYLQSAAPHGTILWEDHDEFLAQTESEIEAAHFHETGLARFAAFDLQFLLTRHRYYLYSEDVETVSPAELCCHTLLIDDDSRHRSYCLLLLSHVDVDEDALQEQAEKYGLEDEIDALLQYLETRGAVDTERLPEWDEFQKLAADYEVPLPS
- a CDS encoding Cdc6/Cdc18 family protein, with the translated sequence MDSPFDEPGKIFADKKPFDEGYTPETILCREEEISRYSEALQDVVEGFGPNNVFIYGQTGNGKTVVTKKMMSFLREETAQHDIPLTILEVNCNKDDSIFNVLISLINQLRPGDDQIPEQGPTKGFLWSTLYEELDQLDGDVVVVLDEIDMLGADNDKLLYEFPRARKMGSLENTRVGVIGISNNHMFKDSLDPRVKSTLCEYEIFFSPYDANELTDILSHYAGLVFREGIIDEGVIELCAARAAQEQGDAREALDLLETAGNIARKQDEPQVTQEHVEEAGSRVEEQRVLTIVRDQLTSQMKLALLATTFLNLDEESSPRAKNIYDVYENICAVCGYEPRSKRRVNDFLDSIRLYGLLERDERNLGRAGGRSYIHTLEVSPELVFEGLKYDQEGAESMLERYDLVPDPEDADQARLTAYM